A segment of the Nitrosopumilaceae archaeon genome:
AATCAGAAGTTGTTCCTGGCGTAACATCATTTTTGGCATCAGCTGCAGCACTTGGGATACAATTAACACTTCCAGGTGTAACTCAGACCATGATTATAACAAGAGCAGAATCACGAACCAAAGTTCCTAAAAAAGAGAGAATCTCAGAACTTGCAAAGCATAAAGCTACCATGATATTTTATCTCAGTGTTCACCTTCTCTCAGAAATTGTAAAGCAAGCAATAGATGGTGGATATACAACTTCTACTCCTGCTGCGGTAGTTTATCGTGCAAGCTGGGGTGATCAAAAAATAATTACTGGAACACTAACAGATATAACAAAAAAAGTCAGAGACGAAAAAATTACCAGAACTGCAATTGTCATAATTGGTGATGTGATAAAACCAAAATCTTACGAGTATTCTAAATTATATGATAAAACTTTTAGCCATGGATTCAGAAAAGCAAAAATCAAATCATAATGATCTAACTTTGTTTTTAATCCCTATTTTAGATAATTTTTTTTGAAACACTTGCACATTTCCTGATGCAAATATGGTCAGTGTCTTTGTTTTATTTTGATGTCTTAATTTCTTGGCAATTTTATCTGCAACAACATCTCCTGGATCTAAAAATATAATATCAGGAAAAACTTCTTTTAATAAAGGCACAAGAAAAGGAAGATGTGTACTTGATAAAGTTGCAACATCAACATGATTCTGTATAAATGGTTTTGATAAAATCTTTTTAATTATATTTATACACAGTTTTTTGTTATCCATAAATTTACCAGACTCGACAAGCTCTACAAGTGATGATGCATTAATTTTAACAACTTTGATTTTTTTAGGCAGATTTTTTTTAATATAACTTTGTAATGTATTACTTTTAATTACAGATTCTGTAGCAAGAATTGCTATTGTTTTTGTTTTTGTTTTTTGTTTTGCATCTTTTAGCGGTGGGAAAACTCTAACAATTCTAGTATTATTATTAATATTTTTTAATAAAAGCGATGGTGTGTTAGAACCAATTACTATTATATCGGGACTGAAATTTTTATCTAGTATTTCAATAGTAGATTTTATTATTTTTTCAAGTTCTAGAACAGATTTTTTGCCATATGGAAAATTCTTTTGATCGGCAAAATAGATTATATCGGCAACAATTTTTTTCTGAATTGGTTTAATTATTGAAAGTGAACCCAAGCCGGAATCAAAGACAGCAATTTTTACCACAAACCACAAATTGCTATGTACCTGATTTACATTTTGTGAGCTAAATTTAGCCTAATGTTGATGATAATATACACCTGCCATTAAGAATCAAATTTTAAAGTACCTCGCATGACCGGCTTCGATAAAACATGGACTCGACCAGAGTCTGTGGGTTTAACCGAAAAATTACGTGAAACTGTAAAACCACAGGGTGCACTCAAACCTAGGATAGAGGGCGCTGTGAACAAGTTACAGGGTCAAATATCGAAGATGGATTCTATGTTAGGAAAGTTAAGGGAAAGAGATGCCCAGCTTTTCAAACGAATCGTAGCCGCAATGCAACAACACGACTCTAGTACAAGCAGAGTTCTGTCAAATGAACTTGCTGAAATAAGAAAGGTCACAAAAATGCTAGGAAATGCAAGAATGGCACTAGAACAGGTGCAATTACGTCTAACTACCATCCACGATCTTGGAGATGCAATGGTAGCAATCGCACCAGCAATGTCAACAATGAAGGGACTCAAATCATCCCTTGGAAGATTCATGCCAGAAGCAGATTCCGAACTAAACTCTATGACCCAGACACTCAACGGACTAATGATGGATTCATTAGCCAGTGGAGACTTTAGCGTAGACTCTGATGTATCAAACGAGGAAACAGACAAGATCCTACAAGAAGCGTCGGCAGTTGCAGAACAACAAATTGGCGACAGATTCCCATCAGTTCCATCACCCTCGGGTGTATCGTCACAATCTACATACGAGTAGGGAGAACTCGCAATGGGAAATTGGCGAATACGTCCTCTTTTTCTATTATAACTATATTCAGATCTTCGTTAGTGAATAGACACATGCTTGAACAAATTGAAGGTCTTTTGAATCAAGATGGGTTATGATAATCATCATTAAATCACAATATTTTTTCAATGACTAATTATATAAAAAAACTAAGCACTGCCTAAAAAAATTGGTTAGTGCTTAGGTTAGGGTTATTGTCCAAGTGACAGTTAGAGTGTCTCCGCTAGCTACAGCTACACCACCGCCAGTAAACGTATTTTCTGCGAATGTAGCTACGTTTGCTGCATTTCCTGTGTTATTCAGCAAGAATGAACCACGTATGTTTGTTCCCGTAGCTCTATCACCTGTGAATGTGAATGCTGGTGATGTGATTGTTATCTGGTTGTATGTTGCTGTTCCAGCTACTGTACTTGCTACAGATGCACCTTCATTTGCAGTAACAATTATTCCGTCTGCTGCACTTGTACGGGTTCCACCAATCTTTGAGGTGGATATGTTGTCTGAGCCGTTAAGTATCATGTTTGCAGTACTAGAGCCGTTTACTAGACCAATTACATTAAAGCCATTGAATCCAGTTGAACTTCTAACATCCATACCAGGACAAGCGCTAGCTGTGTTGTTGGTGACTAGTTTTTGTCCATTGTTTGGATTGAACAGAATCTGTTCTGCACAGTTTACTCCTTCTACTGTTCTGGAGTTGTCTGTTTGGGCATATGCCTTGATGTGACCATCAGGACCTTTTACCACATAGGTAACGTGTCCTAACATCACACTTTTATCATTGATGCCGGGTGGATGATTGCTTTGCGCAACCATGAATGTCGTTGGAAGCATACCGTTTGCTGCTATAAAGCTGACCGTTATGGCAGCTATCGATATAGCCAGTATTGCTGTCGTTGTTTTTTGCATTATTGGTAAATAGTAGACTCAACTATTAGAGCTTGCGGAAAATATCATGCATGATGCGTGCCAATCTGGCATGATCATGGATTTGTCGTGATTTTTACATTCTCATCTACACCAGCAAAAAAGTGCCTTCCAGTTGTGTTAGTTGCCGGGCTTATTGTTATGGAATTTGAAGCATTTGATTGCTTATTTTGTATAACAGAATTCGTATTGGCATTACTGCCATATGTAAATACCAAAACTCCTACAATAATGACACCTATTATTATAACAGCTATGCCATATTTCTTGTTCAAGTCTTTCTGTGATTTACTAACTTATCATATAAAGATATTCAGCATATGTGTTCTGGATTAAAATATTTGTATCAGTGATCTGTATTGTATTGATAATAAGATGAAAAATTCTATTCTTGTTTTATCAATAATTGCATTGTGTATAGTACAATCAGCATATGCTACTGAACAGATACCAATAACAAAATCAGTTCTAATGAACGACATAACTTGGAATGGCAAGTGGACATCTTATGAAGAATGGAAAGCAACCAGCGAGTATACTTTATCATATGATGATGGAACTAGGATGCAGTTAAGAACTGCACATCAAGGAAATTTTATCTATGTACTTATTGACGCAGTTTCCATGACACACTTTAACAAAGGATCAGATAGAGCGATCATTTGTTTTGATGGCAATAATAATACAAGTAAAATTGCAGAAGATGATTATTGTTTTGGAGTTGCACTAGGCAATAATAACCCTTTTGTATTAAGGGGTGGTTCTACATTGGAACAGACTGGTCACTTTACAAATATTGCCAATCCTGGAGTCATAGGAGCTGCAGCAGTTTCAGATGAAAATGATCACTATACTGCCATACCACATTCAAATTATGAGTTTAGAATTCCAATTGATCTGCTTGGAAGATCAGATGTGTATAGTTTTTACCTTGGAGTATATGATTCACACGCAAACAAGATCTATGCCTTTCCGGAAAACCTGACCTCAACTTCTCAATTTGGAATTCCTATTCCAAGCAAGTGGGGAGTAATTGTATCACCTGATGAATCCTTGCCAGAGTTTCCATTGCCTATTGTTTCTCTGTTTGTAGCACTTGGTACGGTCATATCTATCACAAGAAAAGCTCATTTTAATAATTTAGAAAATTCATAATTTGAATTTGGAACAAAAAGCCTTGATAGCTCAAATGTAATACGTAATTTCAATAGCAAAAAGATACTCTGATGATTTTCTTGATGTGGTTAATGCAATGAAAGATGTACGGGTAAACGTGTTTCGAATATTTTTTGATGACTTGATGTCTCCAAAATTAAAAGATGAATATGACATAGCGTATTCTATAATCAATTTCGCTAATAATTTGAAAAAAGTTCAATTATGATGAGTTATTACTAGAGTTTCGTTCCGAACACTTTAGCAAAATTATAGACATCGTTTAATTCCTGAGTATTGAAATATCCTTTAACTGCATTTACGTGGTAGAGAATGTTGCTTTTAACACAATAGAAATCCACTGGACCATAATACGTATTTGCATCATAGGGATGTTGGTAAGCGTATTTTCCAAAACATTTTGCTGCAATTTTACTTGTATCAAATTCTGTAAATCCACCATTTTCTTTCAACTTTGAAATAGCTTCCGTATAAGATTCTGTAGCATCAGTCTCTGAATTAAATTGAAGAACTGATACGGTAACGGTAAAATTAAAACCAATAACATTTTTGATGTACGACTGAACAATTCCATTTTCGAATCCCGTTGAATTTACTAATTCGGATTTGATTTCTTTTACAGGCGATGTTGGTATAATTTTCCAAGCTGTTCCAGTGTCATTTTGATTTGGAAGAATATCACATATCTTCGATCGTTCATTTTTGTTCCCTGCGCAAGGATTTTGAGCATTATTATCGATATTGGCAATGTATTGTGTTCCATAGGTTAATTGTTCTTTTAATGATGATAACTGCATCGATAAATCTGTGTTATTCTTTTCAAAAACTAAAACATTATTTTTTAATGATGATAACTGCATCGATAAATCTGTGTTATTCTTTTCAAAAACTGAAACATTATTTTTTAATGATGAATTTTGTGATGATAAGTCCATATTTTTTAAATACATATTTGCTGTTAAAAATCCGAACCCAATAATTATTACACCTATGATAATGAGCACTTTACTGGATTCCATTAATCCACTTTAGTCTGATTTTATTTATAATAAATGGGATGTAACAATGACAATAGAACAAAATCATTCATAATTTCAGGATTAGTACTTTTAATCCTCCGAACAGATTTTCACAGATCTGAACCCAAAGGTTCGAGTCCTGTAAGACCCGCATTATGATTTGTTGGAGTTTTCCTTTTCAAAACTTTCTTGGATAAATGCTTGCAATAATTAATCCAATCAATAACGAATGTTGCTCCTACAGATCCTTAGATTGATTTCAAGCCAGAAACATCCATGGGAAGTCATTTTTACTTTTTATCGATAAATCCCTTTTTTTACATAATAAAAATTTGGAAATTAATTGGTTTATTCGTCATTATACGCATATAAGAAAATTTATTCCAGTCATATAAGAGTGATCAATACCCGTATAACAAACTGAAAATTGTAGTTCAACACCTAATTATAATCATATAAGGTTATCATGAACAAAATAAAATAATACCTTTTCTTTTGAAATCATTGCTTTGAAAAAAATCAATGTTATATGAACAAAATTACAAAATTGGTTTGTATGGTAAAATTGCCTATTCCTATTTTGTTAATATCGTTTATGAGAATCTTTTAAAATAATTAGAAAACAAAAAAATCACAATTTGTAATAAATCATTTTCAGAAACTCTGTTAAGATTAATTAGATCAAACGATTTTTTGTTATCTACTCATAAAAATTATTCCAAAATGGAAGCATAGGGTATACATCTATGCCAAGATGGGCTGGAATTGCATGATTGAATTCCATCCGTCTTAATGCCTAAATCGTTTCATTAATGTCATGGAAAATAAGAAAATTGTCAATGTTATACTATCCATAATTGCAATTATAGTTAATACTGAATCGATCAAAAATTTTAGCAATTTTATTACAATAAAACAAATTAATAAAAATAGCATTAGAACAAAAAAAATTCCTCTTTTTATTTTTATTTTACTTGCATCATCAATGATTGCAAATGTTGATGCAAGCTCAACAATACCAAACATGGATAATGCAGCTGGAGTTCTTGGAAACAGTGGAAAAATAATTGATCAATCAAATTCGATCAAAACAGAAAGCCATAGACACTTTCAAGTGAGCTCTTCTGAAAATATTGGAATTTCAGATACTAATGGAAATCCACAAAATGATCAGGTAACACCAAATCCAACTCCAATTTTAAAAAACAAATATGTTGTGGTCCAAGAAACATTGTCATTTAGAACTGAAATTGTAAATCCTAATGTTGTATTAATTGCAAAACATGAATCACAATTTTCCACAACATTGGAAAGAATATCTAATGTTGTTAAGATCAGATACAACGGCAAAATAATGTTTGTCGATGATCTTTCATGGAATCATCATTCTGCTGTCACTGCTGATTTTATAAAAAATATAAAATTGTCTACTATAAACTGGAATGACGATAATCCACTAAAGATAGTTGAAAAATTATTAAAAACTTTATCTTATAAGAATAATTTTTCTACACTTGCAATAGCTAGTGGAAGTAATGATCTTCTTTCTTCATTTTCACAATCAATTGATGACAACATCAATAGAACAACTCATGGTGTTGATAATTTAAAAAATCCAGCAATATTTTTGCTGTTGGTACCTCTATCGGGTTACATCTTAGCTAGATCCGAAGAGGTAAAATTAGAATTTTTTAGAATGAAACAATTTGTCTCGTTTTGTTTTCTTATAATTTTGGTTTCTTCTGTAATAGTTACACCATTATCAATTTCTCCAACATTTTTATCATATGCTTATGCTGAGCAGATGAATAACACCCAGTCACCAAACCCATTGACTAATTCGTCCATGAATTCATCTGGTACCCTTCCTCCTATCCAATCTTCCACACTGTCTAGTCAAATCTCTAATAATACTAGCAATCTATTGCTAAACCAGACAGCAAACAATTCTACACTGAAAACATCTAACACATCTCTTGTAACCAATTCCACAAATTCCACTACAAACGCACCTCTCAAAACCAATTCTACTCTCAACACAGTACACACAAACTCTACTCTCAATACAGTATCAGCCAATACCACATCTATCTTGGACTCGATGAAAATAACAGACGCCATAACAGCCTATCTTAATTCTAATTTAGTTACCCCACTTGTCAATGCTACCATTGTAAATGCTACAGCACCAACAAATGAGACATCAAAAGTAATAATTCCTAACTCGGTAATAATTAACAATTCCACATCTAACGCTTCTAACAGCACTATTGTTACTCTTCCCAACGCAACAAAATCTTGGCAATTTAACTCGCTTCCAAATTCTACTACCACAAAGACAACGCTAAAAAATATCACAAACACATCATCATTACAACTGACAGGAACAGGGTATTTGACCGAAAATGTAAACTCTACTAGAAACCTATCTGCACTTTCCATATCTGCTTGGATAAAGCCAGACTATAGCCAAGGTTCACCACAATTTACCGTAATCAGCAAGGAAAATCAGTTTGCCATGTCAATTAACAACCTCATTCCACCACAAAAGATAGCCGCATTTTCAGTGTATAATGGAATCAAGTGGTATACTGTCAACTCTACTATTCCAATTGAAGAAAACTGGACCCATTTGGCTGCAACATTTAAT
Coding sequences within it:
- the cobM gene encoding precorrin-4 C(11)-methyltransferase, which produces MHKVYFVGCGPGDPDLITVKAKKIIQKADVVVYSGSLIPTPILNFCKKAKLYDASKLVREEIFEILKDNAKKNKIVVRLHDGDPSIYGAIKEQIDNLQPEDIESEVVPGVTSFLASAAALGIQLTLPGVTQTMIITRAESRTKVPKKERISELAKHKATMIFYLSVHLLSEIVKQAIDGGYTTSTPAAVVYRASWGDQKIITGTLTDITKKVRDEKITRTAIVIIGDVIKPKSYEYSKLYDKTFSHGFRKAKIKS
- a CDS encoding glutamate racemase, with protein sequence MVKIAVFDSGLGSLSIIKPIQKKIVADIIYFADQKNFPYGKKSVLELEKIIKSTIEILDKNFSPDIIVIGSNTPSLLLKNINNNTRIVRVFPPLKDAKQKTKTKTIAILATESVIKSNTLQSYIKKNLPKKIKVVKINASSLVELVESGKFMDNKKLCINIIKKILSKPFIQNHVDVATLSSTHLPFLVPLLKEVFPDIIFLDPGDVVADKIAKKLRHQNKTKTLTIFASGNVQVFQKKLSKIGIKNKVRSL
- a CDS encoding Snf7 family protein; the encoded protein is MTGFDKTWTRPESVGLTEKLRETVKPQGALKPRIEGAVNKLQGQISKMDSMLGKLRERDAQLFKRIVAAMQQHDSSTSRVLSNELAEIRKVTKMLGNARMALEQVQLRLTTIHDLGDAMVAIAPAMSTMKGLKSSLGRFMPEADSELNSMTQTLNGLMMDSLASGDFSVDSDVSNEETDKILQEASAVAEQQIGDRFPSVPSPSGVSSQSTYE